AAAACTTGATTGAAATACGCAAAAGGAGACAAGAGCGGAAAAAGAAGAAGTCACAAGTAGTCGCACCAGAACCGAAGCCAGAAATAGAGGGCATTGTAAGTATGTGGTGTATTTAGTATACTATGTGGATGTAGGTTGGTTCCACCACCACTGGTGGTGTCAAGCCTATACGAGACACCTTACTGTGTAAGGTGAAATACAATCTAGTTAGGTGGAGTCTATATTATAACCAACATAGCTCATCCTTGACTTCCTTTAAGTTATTAAGGTAGGTTCTCTTAAACCCATGTGCGGCGCATGTTGCCTCTTCAAAGATGGTGCCCACTCCAGAGAGGGTGATATAGCCACTGGttgcctgctgtttcacacagcagacacttgaagctaatgtctgcaatcggtGATATTGGTGATCACAGCCATTTAACCTCTCGGCTCTATGGTCAATTTGATCATGACATCTGGCGTGGGTCTTTCCCCAGGAGTGGAGCACAAACATCTCCTCCGTGTGGCGATCAGTGGAAACATTTGTTCGTTGTGGTAACCTGGGTCCTTCTGTAGGATATAAGGCTACCCCAGCAATAGTTCCTATGAAGCCCagtctgtggcagggctccatagtaaCACAATAGAACTCCCATAGGTTGAAGTGGTAATtcattgtagtctatgggagaagtgatCACAGGATCACATGTTAAAGTCATCTAAtgggactttaaaaaaaaagttaaaaagttaaaaaaaatattacaaaaatataaaaagtcccctttcttcatattaaaaataaaaacaaataaataataaaaaaatttaaatcaattTTACAGCGTGTCCCAAAATGCCTGAATTTATCCCATAGAGTGAACGGCATAATGTAAGATGGctgatttgcagtttttttggGCAAGAAATCATCAAAAGTCATCAAgtttgatcaaaaagtcgtaaacACTCCAAgtggtattaataaaaactatagatctccttgcaaaaaaaattagccctcacaaagCTCtgtaagttatgggggtcagaatatgtcaATGctagggaaaaaaatattttgttccaaatttgttttttttttagtattaaaacagaagaaaaaatatataaatgtggtattattgaattcatactgacccagagaataaaaataacaagccagttttaccacatagggaatgccaaaaaaacgaaacccataaTACTATAgcacaattgcatttttttccaatttccaattccgtcccatttggaattttttccagcttcccactacattatatgtgatattaggctgctttcacactagcgttcggtattccgttcgtgagctccgtttgaaggagctcacgagcggacccgaacgcagccgtccacccctgatgcagtctgaatggaggcggatccgctcagactgcatcagtctggtggcgttcagcctccgctccgctcgcctccgcacggacaggcggacagctgaacgctgcttgcagcgttcgggtgtccgcctggccgtgcggaggcgtgcggatccgtccagacttacaatgtaagtcaatggggacggatccgtttgaagatgccacaatgtggctcaatcttcaagcggatccgtcccccattgactttacattgaaagtctggacggatccgtcccaggctatttccacacttagcttttttttgctaaaataatgcagacggatccgtactgaacggagcctccgtctgcattattatgggcggatccgttctgaacggatccgcccgaacgctagtgtgaaagtagccttaaatggtgccattagaaagtacaacttgtcgcacaagaaacaagccctcatatgaagTTATGgccctgagaagacagggagtaaaaaacaaaagacaaaaaaatggaaaatcacaatgTCTTCAAGGGATTTAAAGTTGGAGTCTATATGCAATCAGTTTGTCCTCAAAATGGCAGGCCAGTGTCCATCTATAGATATGGTTTACTCGGTTTATATTTATATCCTAGTGGAGATTCTCCCACCATCAAAATCATTTGGCAAAGGAGGGCACACAGACTGCATCCGTATTGTATGGATCTGTGATTTGTGGACCCCAAAAtggatacgtttgtgtgcataaggcctcataTTGTGTTATGTGAGTACATAAAATTCATCACATAAGTCAACGTAAAGGATAATATACCACCATTCACAGAAAACATATTTGATCTACAGACAGAACCCATCAGTCCTGACAGATTCCTGAAAGCCGCTGTTGAAGGAAAGATGAATATAATTGAGAAGTTCTTAGAAGATGCTGGTTCTCCAGACACTTGTGATGAGGTATGTCTAAAATAGATCTCCTTAGCTTGTTCACGCTGTCCAAGACGTTCCCGTTATCAAGAGTATCTCATCAAGACATTTCTTGGCCCACTTTTTGAATTCCATAACTCGAGCCAGAGGCTTGCCCCGAGATTAAGTTCTACGTTCAATCATCATAACATTCATTATCCTTGGCCTAATTTACTGAGAACATGACTGAAACTTGCAAGCACGGCACATCTTACCAGACGAGGTGTAAAGTGATCCACTCATGTGACATCtctgtaattatttatttattagcttAAAAATAGAAGACCCAGAGCCTCGGGGATTCAAGGTGGTTGTAACTAATTTAAAATACATGTGAAAGTCCCGGGGCTAGGCGTAAGGTGAGATCAAGGACAAAGTACTCTTAAGAGACATCTTTTGCAGGACAGGCAAAGATCTGCATGCAAAGGCTCTTTACTATAGATGCTTACATAAATGTGAGCCCCATGCATATGGTCATGGCCATTGGACTCCTTTGTATCTTCTATGGTCCATCTTGTAGCCAATTGTGTATTTCTGGAGGACATCAGAGGTAAGAACCTAATCCAGTGTAACGACTAACCACCTTCCCATACATAGCGGCTCATGGATCTTGCTGAACCTATTGGGCCCATATGACATAATGTCTGGGTCACATGAGAAGGAGCGACTCAAAAGACTAATTGTGATTTGTGAGGTTCCCGCACCATCTGAGGATTTGTCCAGTAAAAGGAAAATGGTGCAGATCCTGTGGGACAGATAGACATAGCCCCCAGACAGCATTAACCCTTCTACTGCCCTAATGGCAACCGTAAAGAGTACCACCTCTCAGTCTTTTGGAGCAGTATCCCATGGCTTGGTGGAGATAATGGATAACCCTTTCAAGATGTGGGAATGACCTAATGCAATTGCTGCCCAGAATAGCATTCAGCTCTGAAACAGGAAGACTATGGCTCTATGGCTTAGAGGGCTCTTGTCCATTGCCGTTTTTCATGCTTTTTTCTCTCTTCATTCTGAAGACCGCTAATTGGTGGTTTTATTTTTGCAGTTCAAGCGAACGGCTCTCCATAGAGCTTCCTTGGAGGGACACATAGAGATTATCAAGAAACTCATAGACAGTGGATCTTCTGTCAACTTTAGAGATCGGGTAAGGCAGCAAAGTGTATTACTAAGCCTACAGTAATCAGTGGCGATGTCTGCTGGATGTCAGTCAGTGCCACCACTCTTCTCATCCCTGGACAGAAGGGTTGGGTATGTGCTCCTTTTACCATGAGATGGGGTGGCAACAACTGTAGGCTGGTTCCTCGTTTCTTTGTTTCCTAATGCTGAGGTCCCATATTCACATGTATAACATGGGGATAGTGTGGACAGGACCTACGTGTCCCTCTTCTGCCCCATATTATTAGCACAGCACCCTTGGCACAACCCTATGGGTGGCCTTCCCAGACTGCCCAGTAATTGTTACTGGGAGGCCAGAGTGGTCATAAAATCTGTGAAATTTCATATTGGTCCTTTATATGGGACCTCTCCCGTGTGATCATATGCTATGGGCTTCACTGGCATCTAGTAAAGTGACACCAGGCATGATTAACCTCTACACCTCACTAGACCACCAGACGCAATGTCATTAATCCCTTAAACACCAGGAATGCTGACATTAACCCTTCACTATCCTACACCACCAAGGGTATCGACCAGGGTTGAAAATATAATTTATAGGGCCCCTAGTAAAATAGAAATGTCGCCGCAccacctagtgtaagaaaattaaaacagagcATAGGTTGCAATAATTAAAGATAAATATAATAGCATCatatatcagaaaacccacattatagAAAAAAGACAGCATATTGTTATTCCCCATAAGAAGGCACAATGTTCGTGCACCTGATTGCAATACCCTCCCCCCCCACCAACGGTTATTATAGCTATAGTTATGCCCATGATGTTGACAATAACCCTTTAACCTAGATGAGCAAGAGTGCTGTCAATAAACCCTTACTTCCCTAGACTACTAGGGATGTTGACATTAAtcctttactgccctagaccactaaGGAGGCTTAAACTCTATAATAGCACTATGTATTAGAAAACTcacattatagcaaaaagccaCATATTGTTATTCCCTACaaaaaggtacaatgttcttgcacctgaTTGGGCCCGCCAACCTCTGGACCTCATAGTAagtgctatggctatagttacaCGCATGGTGTTGACAATAACTCTTGACTAACCTAGATAAGCAAGGATGCCATCAATAACCCCTTACTTCCCTAGACTAGCGATATTGACATCAAtcctttactgccctagaccaccgaGGATGCTTAAACTGCTCTATGTTATTGTCAATAATACTTACCCTGACCTAGGCTACCAGGGATACTTACATTAACCGCcgcactgccctagaccaccagtgaTGTTGTTATTTGTGAATTCCCTACACCGAGTCATATTAGCTAATAAAAATCCTGCAATGTGAAGCAAGGCCCCCAGGATGATTTCCGTTTTTTTAAGGGTAGTATTATTGGTACGGAAGGTGTTGACACCCCTAGTTTTAGTCTGTTGATTTGCTAGCGCAGCCTGGAAGTGGTCTCTGCTCTGTGAAGAATGAAAACCTATTTTTTCATCTTTTCTTTGTAGCTAGATAGCACCGCCGTTCACTGGGCCTGTCGTGGGGGTAAGCTGGAGGTTGTAAAGCTGCTACAGGACAATGGGGCCGAAATCAATGTAAAAGACAAGGTAAGTGTTATCAATATTAATTGCATGAGTATTCTTCTTATATTAAATAATAACAAGTATTAAAACATGAAAGGCTACGGACACCATGGGGGCATTTGTAATTATTGCATTCTTCTTATCCCGGGCTAAAAATCTGTTTTTCAATTGGTCTCTATCAAAATTTTTCCAATTTTCAGTTTTCACTGCTTCTGCCGACTGTTCGTTCTGCTTTTTAATGAAATCCACCAGAGAGCCGCTCTCACCGCTTGATTTGTAATGCTTATTTCTGGTTCCCTGACGGCTCATAAATACTCATTTAACTGAAGTCTTATTGGTTTGATAGGAGTCTGTGACAGATTTCAGTGATAAGCAGAGCGGTCTGCAGAGGCAGTGAAAACGGAAGGTTGCAGAGGACataaggccctgatttatcacgtCTGCACTCCCGGATTCTGACTTCACAAAGTCACAAAATtaggcttttgtgactttttgcatttttacactacTCTAGTTATGAATTCTGGTTGGGAAAGTGGCCATGGTTATCTATGTTAATGAGCTTCCCTCTGGATTTATCACTGGcgcttttttttaaaagtcgcaatcTCATTCCAGTAGGAGAGTAGAGCAGGAAAACTGGAGGAGCCTTcgtagacagaagtgttaggtttaagggtctattcacatgaccgtatgtccaCCATGCAAAtagtgggtccgcaaaacacgggcaccgGCTATGTGAACTTCATATCGCAGTgtgcattgacttgaatgggtcagcgatctgcaagatactacaaaagataagacatggcTTATCATTTGCGGAGCGGAGACACAGattggaagcccacggaaacCCTTTCATGGGCTTCCTTGTCCGTGCTCCatactgcaaaagataggacatgtcctatcaatTGCAGTATCTTGCATTCATTCAAGTCAATCAATCAAGTCCGCGATACAGAGTTCACATGGCTGGTGCCTGTTTTTGGCCCACGGGCACGGCGGTCATATGGTCGTGTAAATGGGGCCTAAGGTCATTGATAAATGTGTGATAAGGTATACCAACAGAGACTCAAGCAATATTTAGTTCAGATATTCCCctgatgataaattccccccaaattgtggaacattttttttaattaaagattCATGATTTTTATTCCAaaatggataaatagatagatagaagataaataAATATGAGATTGATGATAGAttgttaaacatttttaataataaCCAGTTGGAAAAAGGATTTTTAGCCCAAGATacagtagatatgagatagataattagatagattgtagatagatagatgatatatatagatatgggatagatagataatagatagatgatacagATAGATACAGTAATTAGATAGccagataattagatagatagtagatagatatagataattcccacaattttttatttacttttgtgCCTATGATATTCATTATTCATTTTATTTGTACACATTTTTCCAGGTTTTCAGCACCCCCCTGCATGTAGCTACACGTACCGGCCGCGCAGACATAGTGGAGCATCTCATCGCTACTGGGGTGGATATAAATGCCAAGGACAGGGTAAGCCCTGCATGCTTCTGTCGTCTCGTATGACTGTAAGGTGGACGGTGATACCACGAGACGTCTCCAGTTGATGGTTTTCCTGACATGTCAGTCAAACATCACGcattttacatcagtcatggtcGGGCAGTTGTGGAGAACAAGGAGATCC
The sequence above is a segment of the Bufo gargarizans isolate SCDJY-AF-19 chromosome 6, ASM1485885v1, whole genome shotgun sequence genome. Coding sequences within it:
- the LOC122941157 gene encoding ankyrin repeat domain-containing protein 2-like; amino-acid sequence: MEDSVKWATDIIDQKLELEQENEIMKPRFRKIGLIDIDQSEFSEEKFKPPINKNLANLQGEERIRKTSVDLRKEIVDVGGIQNLIEIRKRRQERKKKKSQVVAPEPKPEIEGITEPISPDRFLKAAVEGKMNIIEKFLEDAGSPDTCDEFKRTALHRASLEGHIEIIKKLIDSGSSVNFRDRLDSTAVHWACRGGKLEVVKLLQDNGAEINVKDKVFSTPLHVATRTGRADIVEHLIATGVDINAKDREGDTALHDAVRLNRYKIIKMLIIYGANMMTKNADGKTPTDLVQQWQSDTREALVKQTNLGSEKQL